A stretch of Faecalibacterium duncaniae DNA encodes these proteins:
- a CDS encoding S1C family serine protease, which produces MDNENKWEYDYSSEHSQTGETGYPNVGSSGMNTANTAGTYGEAAQAAPQAEPNSGSDGGAVPPPEDPRYQAAQGSPKQPPKKRRRKNSNIARSAVALVLAAAMGFVGGFVGAQVGNTGGKVVIQQVAPSSTSSSDSGSASAVNTASGMTTAQVSEMVSPSVVVITTEQVVYSQWSWYGQNQVESGAGSGVVISSDGYILTCAHVVSGASNITVTIGDTDYPATVVGEDDTSDVAVLKIDATDLTPATVGNSDSLAVGESVLAVGNPLGELGGTVTSGIVSALNRSVTIQGTSSTNTMSLIQMDASVSPGNSGGGLFNMNGELIGLVNAKSSSSDAEGLGFAIPINDAIKVAQDLLENGYVSGRPYMGITYLAVTDAQTAAQLNVTAYGVYVVDVVQGGPADKAGLKTGDRIVSIDGTEIAQKDDLGTLIQQHAAGDTLSITVAREGQMQTVSLTLGEKNAQTQQAQKNS; this is translated from the coding sequence ATGGATAACGAGAACAAGTGGGAATACGATTATTCCTCTGAACATAGCCAGACCGGCGAGACCGGCTACCCCAACGTCGGCTCCTCCGGCATGAACACCGCCAACACGGCAGGCACCTACGGCGAGGCCGCACAGGCTGCCCCCCAGGCCGAGCCGAACAGCGGCAGCGATGGCGGCGCGGTGCCGCCTCCGGAAGACCCCCGGTATCAGGCCGCACAGGGAAGCCCCAAGCAGCCTCCCAAAAAGCGCCGCCGGAAAAACAGCAATATCGCCCGCAGTGCAGTTGCGCTGGTGCTGGCCGCAGCCATGGGCTTTGTCGGCGGCTTTGTGGGAGCCCAGGTGGGCAACACAGGCGGCAAGGTGGTCATCCAGCAGGTGGCACCTTCCTCCACGTCCAGCAGTGATTCCGGCTCTGCCTCCGCAGTGAACACCGCTTCCGGCATGACCACCGCTCAGGTCTCTGAGATGGTCAGCCCCAGCGTTGTGGTCATCACCACCGAGCAGGTGGTCTACTCCCAGTGGTCCTGGTACGGCCAGAACCAGGTGGAGAGCGGTGCTGGCAGTGGTGTCGTGATCAGCTCCGACGGCTATATCCTGACCTGTGCACACGTTGTGTCCGGCGCGTCCAACATCACCGTGACCATCGGCGATACCGATTACCCCGCCACCGTGGTGGGCGAGGATGACACCAGCGACGTGGCTGTCCTCAAGATCGATGCCACTGACCTGACCCCCGCCACCGTTGGCAACAGCGACAGCCTTGCCGTGGGCGAGAGCGTGCTGGCCGTGGGCAACCCGCTGGGTGAGCTGGGCGGCACCGTGACCAGCGGCATCGTCAGCGCCCTGAACCGCAGCGTGACCATCCAGGGCACCAGCTCCACCAACACCATGTCCCTGATCCAGATGGATGCCTCTGTCAGCCCCGGCAACTCCGGCGGCGGCCTGTTCAATATGAACGGTGAGCTCATCGGTCTGGTCAACGCAAAGTCCTCCTCCAGCGATGCGGAAGGCCTGGGCTTCGCCATCCCCATCAACGATGCCATCAAGGTGGCACAGGATCTGCTGGAGAACGGCTATGTCTCCGGCCGCCCCTACATGGGCATCACCTATCTGGCCGTGACCGATGCCCAGACCGCCGCACAGCTCAACGTCACTGCCTACGGCGTTTACGTTGTGGATGTTGTGCAGGGCGGCCCCGCCGACAAGGCCGGTCTGAAGACCGGTGACCGCATCGTGAGCATCGACGGCACCGAGATCGCCCAGAAGGACGACCTTGGCACCC